One Hevea brasiliensis isolate MT/VB/25A 57/8 chromosome 5, ASM3005281v1, whole genome shotgun sequence genomic region harbors:
- the LOC110650574 gene encoding transcription factor bHLH106, whose translation MQPDNSPENSHLFRFLVENGVFNVGSYGFPAMQSLCSSSSSSYHNYPLEGSVITDMTPQDRALAALKNHKEAEKRRRERINSHLDKLRSLLPCNSKTDKASLLAKVVQRVRELKQQTSQIPGLETFPSETDEITVLSGECSSDGQLIFKASLCCEDRSDLLPDLIEILKSLHLRTLRAEMVTIGGRIKNVLIVAAEKDHSIESVHFLQTALKSLLERSNSSERSKRRRVLDHKLIMQ comes from the exons ATGCAACCCGATAACTCCCCGGAAAATTCACACTTGTTCCGATTTCTCGTCGAGAACGGAGTTTTCAACGTTGGATCCTACGGTTTTCCGGCAATGCAAAGCTTGTGTAGTTCATCCTCGTCGTCTTACCATAATTACCCCTTGGAAGGGTCTGTAATTACGGATATGACACCACAGGATAGAGCTCTTGCTGCTTTGAAGAATCATAAGGAAGCTGAGAAGAGAAGGAGAGAAAGAATTAACTCTCATCTTGATAAGCTCAGAAGCCTCCTTCCTTGCAACTCTAAG ACAGACAAAGCTTCACTTCTTGCAAAAGTTGTTCAACGAGTGAGAGAACTCAAGCAACAGACCTCACAAATTCCAGGGCTCGAGACCTTCCCATCAGAAACCGATGAGATCACTGTTCTTTCCGGCGAGTGTTCAAGTGATGGACAATTGATCTTCAAGGCATCTTTGTGCTGCGAAGATCGCTCCGATCTTTTGCCTGACCTCATTGAGATATTGAAATCCCTGCATTTGAGGACTCTGAGAGCTGAAATGGTTACAATTGGAGGAAGAATCAAGAACGTTCTTATAGTCGCCGCAGAGAAAGATCACAGCATTGAATCAGTACATTTCTTGCAAACTGCACTGAAATCTTTACTTGAACGATCAAACTCTAGTGAACGGTCTAAAAGGAGAAGGGTATTAGACCATAAACTAATAATGCAATGA